GCTGTCCGACAGATGCGTATCGCTTTCGATCTTCTGCTTCTTCTGGAACAGCGCGACCTGACGGATCGGCAGGAGCTGTGCGTCAGACGAAGCCGCGAAACCAGCGTAGCCCGTGATGCCGGCCATCACTTCCTTCTCGTGCGGATCGCTCTTCGCATAGTTCAGGAAGAAGTTGCGCAGCCTGTCTTTGGTTGCCTGCGGCAGATCCTTGCGCCACACGAGCGGATCCGACGGAATCAGCGGCGACGTCCACAGCACGCGCACCTGGGCGAACTTGTCCGGATGCTGCTTTTTCAGCGTATCGAGCATCTCGGTGTTATTGGTCGCAATGTCGATCTTGTTGTTCACGACAGCCAGCAGGTTCGCTTCGTGGCTCGACGGCAGCACGGTCTTGAACGAGGTTTGCACCGGCGCGTTGTGCTTCGCGAAAAGGTAATAGCCGGGGATCAGTGAGCCGGATGTCGAGTTCGGATCGCCGAAACCGAGCGTGACGTCCTTCGTATTCTTGAACACGTCGTCGAGCGTCTTGAAGCGGCTGTTGATGTTGGTGATGAGCACCGAGTTGTAACCCGAGTCGCCGTTTGCGTACACCGCCTTCGCGAAGACTTCGCCGTTCGAGCGGTCGACGGCTTCCATCGCCGACGCGTTGCCGAAGTAGCCGACCTGCACCTTGTTAAAGCGCATCCCTTCGATGATGCCCGAATAATCGGTAGCGAAGAACGCCTTCACGTTCAGGCCGGTCTGCTTGTTGAGATCGTCGATCAGCGGCTGCCAGCGTTGCTTCAGCACCGCCGACGAATCGGTCGAAATGATGCCGAGATTCAGGTCTTCGGCGCGGACAGCCTGGGTGGCGAGGCTGGCAAATGCGGCCATGCCGACGATCAGCGAGCGCAGGAGTTTCATTGGTTCAGTTTCCGTTGGATGAGCGTGTGTAGTGAGCGTGCGCAATCAGCGTGACCGGTCGGTGACCGGCATGCTGATGCGGTCAAACGGTGGGAGCGGGATCGAGCGTGAAGGCGTAGCGCGCGGACTGCGCGACAGTGCCCTCGCCGCTGCTCTTTTCGTCGAGCAGTTCGCGGGCGTCGTCGCCATAGAGTTGCTTGAGCAGTGCTGGCGTAAGCGCGCTGGACGGGCCGTCGTAGACCACCTTGCCGCGCCGCATGGCGACAGTGCGCGGGCAGTACTGCATGGCCATGTCGACCTGATGCAGCGACACGAGGACGGTCAGCTGATATTCGGCGTTCAGCGTGCGCAGCATTTCCATCACCCGGCGCGATGACTCCGGATCGAGCGAGGCGATCGGCTCGTCGGCGAGAATGATGCGGGCGCGCTGCACGAGTGCGCGTGCCAGCGCCGCACGCTGCTGCTGGCCGCCCGACAGCGTCGCTGCGCGTTCATAAGCGTGCTCGGCGATGCCGACTTCGCTCAGCGCGTTCATTGAAAGCGTGCGCTCGGTGAGCGGGAAACGGCCTGTCAGACGACGCCACAGCGGCAGCCGCGCGAGGGCGCCGATCAGCACGTTGCTCTCTACCGACAGCCGGTTCACGAGGTTGAACTGCTGAAAGACGAAACCGATATCGCGCCGAATGCTTCGCACTTCACGCACGATGCGGCCGTTCTGCTGGATCGGCCGGCCGAGAATCGAGATCTGCGAGGGTTGCGCGTCCGATACCGTGAAGCCGGCAATGTGCCGCAAGAGCGTCGACTTGCCCGAGCCTGAGGCGCCGATCAGCGCGACCATTTCGCCCGGCTCGATGCGCAGATCGATTTCGTCGAGTGCCTTGCGGCCGTTGTTGAACGTCTTGCTGAGACGCTCAATGCGGATGGCTTCCATGAATGCTCCGTCAAGGGATCCGACCGACAGCCGGAAAGTTGACGGACATTCTAGAAAGCGTCTATGACAGTTGGGTGAAGGCATTGAGACATCTAGACGACTATATCTGTTGACGCACGATGCACGCAAACGTTCATGGGTTATGTGACACCGCCATGACATGACGCCCGGTACTGTCGCATTGTTACGCTTCATTCGCTGTGGACGGGATATATTGGCGAAATTGACGTGTGCCGTCCCAACGCCCCGAAAACTTTTCCAACGATACCCGGCGTCGCCATGCAACCACTCAGCTTTCTTGCCGACAGCTTTGCGGAGTACGAAGATCTGAAGGCAATTCTGGAGGACGGCAGCGCCAGCTTCGAGATTCAGACCATCTGCGAAACACGCGTGCAAGGCCGCACCTTCGCAATCCATACGGCGAGCATTGGCTCGACTGATCCACGGGCGCCTGCCATCGGTTTCTTCGGGGGTATTCACGGCCTGGAGCGGATCGGCACGCAA
The DNA window shown above is from Paraburkholderia sp. BL10I2N1 and carries:
- the phnC gene encoding phosphonate ABC transporter ATP-binding protein, which gives rise to MEAIRIERLSKTFNNGRKALDEIDLRIEPGEMVALIGASGSGKSTLLRHIAGFTVSDAQPSQISILGRPIQQNGRIVREVRSIRRDIGFVFQQFNLVNRLSVESNVLIGALARLPLWRRLTGRFPLTERTLSMNALSEVGIAEHAYERAATLSGGQQQRAALARALVQRARIILADEPIASLDPESSRRVMEMLRTLNAEYQLTVLVSLHQVDMAMQYCPRTVAMRRGKVVYDGPSSALTPALLKQLYGDDARELLDEKSSGEGTVAQSARYAFTLDPAPTV
- the phnD gene encoding phosphonate ABC transporter substrate-binding protein — translated: MKLLRSLIVGMAAFASLATQAVRAEDLNLGIISTDSSAVLKQRWQPLIDDLNKQTGLNVKAFFATDYSGIIEGMRFNKVQVGYFGNASAMEAVDRSNGEVFAKAVYANGDSGYNSVLITNINSRFKTLDDVFKNTKDVTLGFGDPNSTSGSLIPGYYLFAKHNAPVQTSFKTVLPSSHEANLLAVVNNKIDIATNNTEMLDTLKKQHPDKFAQVRVLWTSPLIPSDPLVWRKDLPQATKDRLRNFFLNYAKSDPHEKEVMAGITGYAGFAASSDAQLLPIRQVALFQKKQKIESDTHLSDSDRQTQLAALDAQLGALNAAASKQ